taatataaaaaataatccatctCGCTATTTTCTctactgcttgtcctcattgaGGTTGTGGGCTGTAGTCTTGGGGTGTCCAAATTTTTTCGTTCTAGGGCTGCCAGAAAAGTGAAAGATGCTCAGGTCATTTTGACATTGTTCAACTTCATTAAACACACTAAACCAATCAAGCAATTATGTATTACAGGtattttagcatgttagctagTGGAAGGTGTCTCAGCAGAGTTGGACAAATTGAAATTGTGGTcgacctatttttatttatttatttatttatttttaagtgcaTCTTACCAAGTCTTTGATGCTGCCTAGTACAGCTGTGGTCAGTATTCCCGTGAAAAGGGCCACAAAATTAATTCCTGTGAGAATCCAGATGAAAACGTACACAGTGACAACTTGGTCACAGCTGCTTACGCCAACAAACTCGTAGTAGTTATTGAGGTAATCGCCACTGCAAAACAAGATGAGGAGCTGACCGTGAATGCGGTGAGGTTGAGAACAGACAAAATCAGTTTTGGAATTTGTGATAACACAATAACAGTACAGTGATGGCATTACTTAGCGCAGTCGTACAGGTCGCAGCAGTAGCAGGTCCCACTTCGTACTGTCATGTTGCAAGACTCCTTCATATTCCAGCACGACACCTGCTTATACGACGTACACAGTATGTACAATGACCAGCCTCAATATTATGACAATTTGCACAATATTTACAGTGCTGGACTGGAACAAACAAAATGAGCCCTATCATTTTGACTTACATTTGGGGAAAATGTTGGGAACCTTTCCATGTGAATTCATCAGTATCTGTGTGGAATGTGTAAATTTCTTATCTATATACATATAACAGAGAAGTTAAATCCCGAAGGGAAAAAAACGCTACTTTGTTTCCCAAAATACTATTATGTGTCTGAATGGGTGAATGAGAAGCAttaattttgtgtattttgtagTCAAAGCGACTTTATTAAGTTTCACGCTATTGATTAGTATATTGGCAGGTCTGACACATCAAATATAGCGGACGCGCTGACCCACTAGTCTTACACCGTGGCGCCCCCTAACGGTGTCAACGTTCACAGGCAGTTGGACCTTCGCCTTTTCCGTCCATTTTGgtaagctaatgctaagctaactacTGTGGACATGGATGACGGCGACGAGCTCGGAATAGTTCTCTCCCACAACACCTCCTCTGGCTCCAAGTCGGGCGGGGACAAGATGTTTTCACTAAAAAAATGGAATGCCGTTGCTATGTGGAGTTGGGATGTTGAATGTGATACTTGCGCCATTTGCCGGGTGCAAGTAATGGGTGAGTGTGTCggcgctagctagcttagcACATCTGCTCTTCAGCAAAATGCCGGTCGTTTACTGCTAATGTAACAACGTTTCTCCGATTACAGATGCTTGTCTCCGATGTCAGGCGGAAAACAAGCAAGAGGACTGCGTTGGTAAGATGATGTCAGCCGTaaaacacacacgctaatgTTTAGCTGCTTCGCAGCTAACGCTAAGCCCAGTGGGTGAGGTAGAGGTGGTCCTCCATTTACGAACATGACATACGACATTCTTTGGTTAACGAACAACGGTGGGGGTTTGACTTCACCTCACTTGACTATCTGGATGTCTCACACCTGAGCTATGAATGGGTTAGCAGATGACGTCAGTGCTGTGAATCTTTTGTTCATTTGTCAGTGGTTGTGAATGAGAGACATATGTTAATGAATATGTACTAGGCATCATAGgctacatttaaaacaacaactgatCTTTGGTACATTTGTTCCGCCTCTCATTTTGAAaaccatgcttttattttggtgcaGGAAGTGTTGGGTATGTCTCTTACTTTCCTGTTTAGCTCACTCTTCTACCTTTTCCCCCTGTTTTGCAGTTGTTTGGGGAGAGTGTAACCATTCCTTCCATAACTGCTGCATGTCCCTTTGGGTGAAGCAGAACAATCGGTGCCCCCTCTGCCAGCAGGACTGGGTGGTTCAGAGAATCGGCAAATAAGGCCAGCACCTTGGCGACGTGATTCACAGACTTCACCTGTACGCACCTGAGGGTGGACACAGATCTGGCCGTGATCATTGCGACGCCCCGTGCAGAGCTGCTGTCTACAACTCACCTCGGCCATTTGATTGCATGTTCCAGTACTCCCAgcgccagaggtgggcaatgaACCAAGCAGGTGGATGTCACACACAATCTGACTCGTGGCTCACGATTGATGCGCAAAGGACGGAGAGTCACGAGGAGAAAGAGGATGACACTTTGCAGTGTGTGTGGTCACTTGTTAgcgtttttcagtttttctttatGGGGGTGTTTGCCACGTCAAAATATGTGACTGTAATTATTCAGGAATAAAAGTTAGCGTAtgcttgtgaattgatgaagtttgcttcattttcatgcattttagAGCCATTGTGAAAATGTTCAAGTTGTATTATTAGACATTTTTTATCATGTTgtagtacagtatttttatttataaatacacCACTAAGTAAAAACTGACAACTGGAATAATGAcagaaaatgtacaatttagaaaaaaaagcacgCTGCAATGTTGGTATTCTATCTTCCAATATAATTGCGTTTTTTTTCCTGCCCCAGATACACTCTCACTGCATTGACTTAATTGGCCTACACGCAACATCCACTTAGTTGG
The genomic region above belongs to Vanacampus margaritifer isolate UIUO_Vmar chromosome 5, RoL_Vmar_1.0, whole genome shotgun sequence and contains:
- the rnf7 gene encoding RING-box protein 2 isoform X2, whose product is MDDGDELGIVLSHNTSSGSKSGGDKMFSLKKWNAVAMWSWDVECDTCAICRVQMLVSDVRRKTSKRTALLFGESVTIPSITAACPFG
- the rnf7 gene encoding RING-box protein 2 isoform X1, whose product is MDDGDELGIVLSHNTSSGSKSGGDKMFSLKKWNAVAMWSWDVECDTCAICRVQVMDACLRCQAENKQEDCVVVWGECNHSFHNCCMSLWVKQNNRCPLCQQDWVVQRIGK